In Bacillus methanolicus, the following proteins share a genomic window:
- the sigH gene encoding RNA polymerase sporulation sigma factor SigH: protein MTVDFRTKLNEKYVQLEDEVIVELVHKGESEALDYLIHKYRNFVRAKARSYFLIGADKEDIVQEGMIGLYKAIRDFKEDKLTSFKAFAELCITRQIITAIKTATRQKHIPLNSYVSLDKPIYDEESDRTLMDVISGAKVMDPEELIINQEEFDHIEVKMTELLSDLERKVLALYLDGQSYQEISEELNRHVKSIDNALQRVKRKLERYLEVREFSL, encoded by the coding sequence GTGACGGTTGACTTCAGGACGAAACTTAACGAAAAGTATGTTCAGCTTGAAGATGAGGTAATCGTGGAATTGGTGCACAAAGGAGAAAGTGAGGCATTGGATTATCTGATCCATAAGTACAGGAATTTCGTGCGTGCAAAAGCGCGCTCTTATTTCCTGATTGGAGCGGATAAGGAGGATATTGTCCAGGAAGGAATGATCGGCTTATATAAAGCGATCCGTGATTTTAAAGAGGACAAGCTCACTTCGTTTAAAGCGTTTGCAGAATTGTGCATAACCAGGCAGATTATAACCGCCATTAAAACTGCTACGAGACAGAAGCATATTCCGTTAAATTCATATGTTTCATTAGACAAGCCGATCTATGATGAAGAATCGGACAGGACCTTAATGGATGTTATCTCCGGGGCAAAAGTGATGGATCCTGAAGAGTTAATTATCAATCAGGAAGAGTTCGACCACATCGAAGTGAAAATGACAGAGCTCTTAAGCGATTTGGAACGGAAAGTTCTCGCCCTCTATTTAGATGGCCAGTCCTACCAGGAAATTTCGGAAGAATTGAATCGACATGTGAAGTCAATTGATAATGCGCTGCAACGGGTGAAGAGAAAATTAGAGCGGTACCTGGAAGTCAGGGAATTTTCACTTTAA
- the rpmG gene encoding 50S ribosomal protein L33, with protein sequence MRKKVVLACVECGSRNYSTTSNKKTQTERLELNKYCRTCGKQTIHRETK encoded by the coding sequence ATGAGGAAAAAAGTAGTTTTGGCCTGCGTTGAGTGCGGATCACGCAATTATTCAACGACCAGCAATAAAAAGACACAGACGGAGCGTCTGGAACTCAACAAATATTGCCGTACTTGCGGCAAGCAGACAATTCATCGCGAAACAAAATAA
- the secE gene encoding preprotein translocase subunit SecE, which produces MQRIANFFRETAREMRKVSWPKRKELTRYTITVLTTVTFFALFFAIIDLGISELIRFILE; this is translated from the coding sequence ATGCAACGCATAGCTAATTTTTTCCGTGAGACAGCCCGTGAAATGAGAAAGGTAAGCTGGCCAAAACGTAAAGAATTAACACGCTACACGATCACAGTTTTAACTACAGTAACATTTTTCGCCTTGTTCTTCGCGATTATTGACTTAGGAATTTCTGAATTGATTCGATTTATTCTTGAATAA
- the nusG gene encoding transcription termination/antitermination protein NusG, producing the protein MEKNWYVVHTYSGYENKVRANLEKRVESMGMQDKIFRVIVPEEEETEIKNGKKKVLKRKVFPGYVLVELILTDDSWYVVRNTPGVTGFVGSAGSGSKPTPLLPEEVNAILKRMGVEEKRVDIDFEIGEMVQVKEGPFANFTGTIEEIDKDKAKIKVLVNMFGRDTPVELDFSQIDKL; encoded by the coding sequence ATGGAAAAAAATTGGTATGTCGTTCATACGTACTCTGGTTATGAAAACAAAGTAAGAGCGAACCTGGAAAAACGTGTAGAATCGATGGGAATGCAGGATAAAATTTTCCGGGTGATTGTTCCTGAAGAAGAAGAAACCGAAATTAAAAATGGAAAAAAGAAAGTGTTAAAGCGAAAGGTGTTCCCCGGCTATGTACTTGTCGAGCTTATCTTAACCGATGACTCTTGGTACGTTGTCCGCAATACTCCCGGCGTTACTGGTTTTGTCGGATCGGCAGGATCAGGATCCAAGCCGACACCGCTTCTCCCTGAGGAAGTAAACGCCATTTTAAAACGTATGGGTGTTGAAGAAAAACGCGTTGATATTGACTTTGAAATTGGCGAAATGGTTCAAGTGAAAGAAGGCCCGTTTGCCAACTTTACCGGCACGATCGAAGAAATTGATAAAGACAAAGCAAAAATTAAAGTTCTTGTCAACATGTTTGGCCGGGATACTCCGGTAGAACTTGATTTTTCACAAATTGATAAATTATAA
- the rplK gene encoding 50S ribosomal protein L11 yields the protein MAKKVIKVVKLQIPAGKANPAPPVGPALGQAGVNIMGFCKEFNARTADQAGLIIPVEITVFEDRSFTFITKTPPAAVLLKVAAGIQSGSGEPNRNKVATIKRDKVREIAEQKMPDLNASSVESAMRMVEGTARSMGIVIED from the coding sequence GTGGCTAAAAAAGTTATTAAGGTTGTTAAATTGCAAATCCCTGCTGGTAAAGCGAATCCAGCACCGCCGGTTGGTCCTGCGCTGGGTCAAGCTGGTGTTAACATTATGGGATTCTGTAAAGAGTTTAATGCTCGTACAGCTGATCAAGCTGGATTAATCATTCCTGTTGAAATTACGGTATTTGAAGACCGTTCTTTTACATTTATTACGAAAACTCCTCCTGCTGCTGTACTTCTTAAAGTTGCAGCTGGAATTCAGTCAGGTTCCGGTGAACCGAATCGTAATAAAGTAGCAACAATTAAGCGTGACAAAGTGCGCGAGATTGCTGAACAAAAAATGCCTGACCTAAATGCATCTAGCGTTGAGAGCGCAATGCGCATGGTCGAAGGTACTGCACGCAGCATGGGTATTGTTATCGAAGACTAA
- the rplA gene encoding 50S ribosomal protein L1 produces the protein MVKRGKKYLEAAKLVDRSKAYTIEEAIDLVKKTSTVKFDATVEVAFRLGVDPRKADQQIRGAVVLPNGTGKTQRVLVFAKGEKAKEAEAAGADYVGDSEYINKINQGWFEFDVIVATPDMMGEVGKLGRVLGPKGLMPNPKTGTVTFDVERAVKEIKAGKVEYRVDKAGNIHVPIGKTSFENEKLVGNFNTIFDTILKAKPAAAKGTYMKNVAVTSTMGPGIKVDPSSVAVKQ, from the coding sequence ATGGTTAAAAGAGGTAAAAAGTATTTAGAAGCTGCAAAGCTTGTAGATCGTTCAAAAGCTTACACAATCGAAGAAGCGATCGATCTTGTAAAGAAAACAAGTACTGTAAAATTTGACGCAACTGTTGAGGTAGCATTCCGTCTTGGAGTCGACCCAAGGAAAGCGGATCAGCAAATCCGCGGTGCGGTAGTTCTTCCTAACGGTACTGGTAAAACTCAGCGTGTGCTTGTATTCGCGAAAGGTGAAAAAGCGAAAGAAGCAGAAGCTGCTGGTGCAGACTACGTAGGTGATTCTGAATACATCAACAAAATCAACCAAGGTTGGTTTGAGTTTGATGTAATCGTTGCTACACCTGACATGATGGGTGAAGTTGGTAAACTTGGACGTGTATTAGGACCTAAAGGCTTAATGCCAAACCCTAAAACAGGTACAGTTACTTTTGATGTTGAACGTGCAGTGAAAGAAATCAAAGCTGGTAAAGTTGAATACCGTGTTGACAAAGCTGGTAACATCCACGTTCCAATCGGTAAAACATCTTTCGAAAACGAAAAGCTTGTTGGAAACTTCAACACAATCTTTGATACAATCTTAAAAGCAAAACCAGCTGCTGCAAAAGGTACTTACATGAAGAACGTAGCTGTTACTTCAACAATGGGACCTGGAATCAAAGTTGATCCTTCTTCTGTTGCAGTAAAACAATAA
- the rplJ gene encoding 50S ribosomal protein L10: MSSAIEQKKQIVQEIAEKFKASKTTIVVDYRGLNVAEVTELRKQLREAGIDFKVYKNTLTRRAAEAVELAGLNEALTGPNAIAFSNEDVVAPAKILNEFAKNHEALEIKAGVIEGNIATVEEIKALADLPSREGLLSMLLSVLQAPIRNFALAAKAVADQKEEQGA; the protein is encoded by the coding sequence ATGAGCAGCGCAATCGAACAAAAGAAACAAATCGTACAAGAAATTGCTGAGAAGTTTAAAGCAAGCAAAACAACAATCGTTGTCGACTACCGCGGTCTTAACGTTGCTGAAGTAACTGAACTTCGCAAACAGCTTCGTGAAGCTGGCATTGACTTCAAAGTATACAAAAATACTTTAACTCGCCGTGCAGCTGAAGCTGTTGAACTTGCAGGCTTGAATGAAGCTTTAACTGGTCCGAACGCGATTGCTTTCAGCAACGAAGACGTTGTTGCTCCAGCGAAAATTTTAAACGAATTTGCGAAAAACCACGAAGCTCTTGAAATTAAAGCCGGTGTAATTGAAGGAAATATCGCAACAGTAGAAGAAATAAAAGCTCTTGCAGATCTACCATCCCGCGAAGGCTTGCTTTCTATGCTACTCAGCGTTCTTCAAGCACCTATCCGCAACTTTGCTCTTGCTGCAAAAGCTGTTGCAGACCAAAAAGAAGAGCAAGGCGCATAA
- the rplL gene encoding 50S ribosomal protein L7/L12, with protein MTKEQIIEAVKNMTVLELNELVKAIEEEFGVTAAAPVAVVGGAAGGEAAAEKSEFDVVLASAGDQKIKVIKVVREITGLGLKEAKELVDNTPKPLKEGVSKEEAEEIKAKLEEVGAGVEVK; from the coding sequence ATGACTAAAGAACAAATTATTGAAGCAGTTAAAAATATGACTGTTTTAGAATTAAACGAATTAGTAAAAGCAATTGAAGAAGAGTTCGGTGTAACTGCTGCTGCTCCTGTAGCTGTTGTGGGTGGCGCTGCTGGTGGCGAAGCTGCTGCTGAGAAAAGTGAATTTGACGTTGTTCTTGCATCTGCAGGCGACCAAAAAATCAAAGTTATCAAAGTTGTGCGTGAAATCACAGGTCTTGGCCTTAAAGAAGCAAAAGAACTTGTCGACAACACTCCAAAGCCTCTTAAAGAAGGCGTTTCTAAAGAAGAAGCTGAAGAAATCAAAGCTAAACTTGAAGAAGTTGGAGCTGGCGTTGAAGTTAAGTAA
- a CDS encoding class I SAM-dependent methyltransferase, with translation MSDHYYSRTQNVASDPVYWDYKLRNHIFRFKTDNGVFSKREVDFGSRLLIETFALPEVEGNVLDVGCGYGPIGLSIAKSFETISVHMVDVNERALALAKENALLNKIDNVVIYESDRLTGVKEHNFASIVTNPPIRAGKKIVHDIFEQSVSHLKPGGELWVVIQKKQGAPSAIDKLNEIFDEVGIVEKKKGYFVIRAKKY, from the coding sequence GTGTCTGACCATTATTACTCCCGAACTCAAAATGTTGCAAGTGACCCGGTCTATTGGGACTATAAGCTTCGAAATCATATCTTTCGTTTTAAGACGGATAATGGTGTTTTTTCAAAAAGAGAAGTAGACTTTGGATCAAGGTTGTTGATAGAGACGTTTGCATTGCCTGAAGTAGAGGGAAATGTTTTGGATGTCGGTTGTGGTTATGGGCCAATTGGGCTTTCGATTGCAAAAAGCTTTGAAACCATCTCCGTTCATATGGTGGATGTAAATGAACGCGCCCTTGCTCTTGCTAAAGAGAATGCTCTTTTAAACAAAATTGATAATGTCGTCATTTATGAAAGTGACCGATTGACCGGTGTAAAAGAACACAATTTTGCGTCCATCGTCACAAATCCTCCGATTCGGGCGGGAAAAAAGATTGTTCATGATATATTTGAACAAAGTGTCAGCCATTTAAAACCCGGCGGAGAACTGTGGGTTGTCATTCAAAAAAAGCAGGGAGCTCCTTCGGCAATCGATAAGTTAAATGAAATCTTTGACGAAGTGGGCATCGTTGAAAAAAAGAAAGGTTATTTTGTAATCCGGGCAAAAAAATATTGA
- the rpoB gene encoding DNA-directed RNA polymerase subunit beta yields MTGQLVQYGRHRQRRSYAKISEVLELPNLIEIQTSSYQWFLDEGLREMFQDISPIEDFTGNLSLEFIDYSLGEPKYSVEESKERDVTYSAPLRVKVRLVNKETGEVKDQDVFMGDFPLMTDTGTFVINGAERVIVSQLVRSPSVYYSEKVDKNGKKGFTATVIPNRGAWLEYETDAKDVVYVRIDRTRKLPVTVLLRALGFGSDQEIIELIGDNEYIRNTLEKDNTESTEKALLEIYERLRPGEPPTVENAKNLLISRFFDPKRYDLASVGRYKINKKLHIKNRLFGQTLAETLVDPETGEIIAEKGTTLDRRTLDRIIPNLEKNIGFATFSPAGGVVEEDIHLQTIKIYAPNEEGEKVINVIGNAYVEEHIKNITPADIIASISYFFNLLHGVGDTDDIDHLGNRRLRSVGELLQNQFRIGLSRMERVVRERMSIQDTATITPQQLINIRPVIASIKEFFGSSQLSQFMDQTNPLAELTHKRRLSALGPGGLTRERAGFEVRDVHYSHYGRMCPIETPEGPNIGLINSLSTYAKVNRFGFIETPYRRVDPETGKVTNQIDYLTADEEDNYVVAQANARLGEDGSFLDEEVVARFRGENTVVKRDRVDYMDVSPKQVVSAATACIPFLENDDSNRALMGANMQRQAVPLLQPEAPIVGTGMEYVSAKDSGAAVICKHDGIVEHVEAREIWVRRVKEVDGQEVKGDLDKYRLLKFVRSNQGTCYNQRPIVKVGDRVVKGEILADGPSMEKGELALGRNVLVAFMTWDGYNYEDAIIMSERLVKDDVYTSIHIEEYESESRDTKLGPEEITRDIPNVGEDALRNLDERGIVRIGAEVKDGDLLVGKVTPKGVTELTAEERLLHAIFGEKAREVRDTSLRVPHGGGGIVLDVKVFNREDGDELPPGVNQLVRVYIVQKRKISEGDKMAGRHGNKGVISRILPEEDMPFLPDGTPVDIMLNPLGVPSRMNIGQVFELHLGMAARALGIHVASPVFDGANEEDVWSTIEEAGMAPDAKTVLYDGRTGEPFDNRVSVGVMYMIKLAHMVDDKLHARSTGPYSLVTQQPLGGKAQFGGQRFGEMEVWALEAYGAAYTLQEILTVKSDDVVGRVKTYEAIVKGENVPEPGVPESFKVLIKELQSLGMDVKILSSDEEEIEMRDLEDEEELQQAESFTIAPELEKSESEKVGTKE; encoded by the coding sequence TTGACAGGTCAACTAGTTCAGTATGGACGACACCGCCAACGAAGAAGTTATGCAAAAATCAGTGAAGTACTAGAATTACCAAATCTCATTGAAATCCAAACCTCTTCGTATCAATGGTTTCTTGATGAAGGTTTACGTGAAATGTTCCAGGACATTTCGCCGATTGAGGACTTTACTGGTAACTTATCGCTTGAGTTTATTGATTACAGCCTAGGCGAGCCGAAGTATTCCGTTGAGGAATCAAAGGAACGGGATGTTACATATTCAGCGCCTTTGCGTGTGAAAGTCCGTCTCGTTAACAAAGAAACAGGCGAAGTAAAAGACCAGGATGTTTTTATGGGAGACTTTCCTTTAATGACGGATACTGGAACGTTCGTTATTAACGGAGCAGAACGTGTTATTGTTTCTCAGCTTGTTCGTTCCCCAAGTGTATATTATAGCGAGAAAGTTGATAAGAACGGGAAGAAAGGTTTTACTGCAACCGTGATCCCGAACCGCGGCGCTTGGCTGGAGTATGAAACAGATGCCAAAGATGTCGTGTATGTAAGAATTGATCGTACGAGAAAGCTTCCTGTTACGGTGCTTTTGCGTGCTCTCGGATTTGGCTCTGATCAAGAAATCATTGAATTGATTGGAGATAACGAATATATCCGTAACACTCTGGAAAAGGACAATACAGAAAGTACTGAAAAGGCGCTGTTAGAAATTTATGAACGGCTTCGTCCGGGCGAACCGCCGACAGTAGAAAACGCTAAAAATTTGTTAATTTCCAGATTTTTTGATCCGAAGCGTTATGATTTAGCTAGCGTTGGCCGTTATAAGATTAATAAGAAGCTTCATATTAAAAACCGTCTATTCGGCCAGACTCTTGCTGAGACGTTGGTAGACCCTGAAACAGGCGAAATTATTGCTGAAAAAGGGACGACTCTAGACCGTCGTACATTAGACAGAATCATTCCAAATCTTGAAAAAAACATTGGTTTTGCGACTTTCAGCCCTGCAGGAGGAGTTGTTGAAGAAGACATTCATCTTCAAACGATTAAAATATATGCCCCAAATGAAGAAGGCGAGAAAGTAATCAATGTAATCGGTAATGCGTATGTAGAAGAACACATTAAAAATATCACTCCGGCAGATATTATCGCGTCGATCAGTTATTTCTTTAATTTGCTGCATGGTGTCGGAGATACTGATGACATTGACCATTTAGGAAACAGACGTCTCCGTTCTGTTGGAGAGCTGCTTCAAAACCAATTCAGAATAGGGTTGTCGCGGATGGAGCGAGTTGTCCGCGAAAGAATGTCGATTCAAGATACTGCGACGATTACGCCGCAGCAATTAATAAACATTCGTCCGGTTATCGCTTCTATTAAAGAATTTTTCGGAAGCTCCCAGTTGTCCCAGTTTATGGACCAGACAAACCCGCTTGCAGAATTAACGCATAAACGCCGTCTTTCTGCATTGGGACCTGGAGGTTTAACTCGTGAACGTGCGGGCTTTGAGGTTCGGGATGTTCACTATTCCCACTATGGCCGTATGTGTCCGATTGAAACACCTGAAGGTCCGAACATTGGTTTGATCAACTCCTTGTCAACATATGCAAAGGTGAACCGTTTTGGTTTTATCGAAACTCCTTACCGCCGTGTTGATCCGGAAACCGGAAAAGTAACCAACCAGATTGATTACTTGACGGCTGATGAAGAAGATAACTATGTGGTTGCCCAGGCAAATGCCCGCCTTGGAGAAGACGGTTCCTTCCTTGATGAGGAAGTTGTAGCTCGTTTCCGCGGTGAGAACACAGTCGTAAAGCGCGACCGTGTCGATTACATGGATGTATCGCCTAAACAGGTTGTTTCAGCTGCAACAGCATGTATTCCATTCCTTGAAAACGACGACTCAAACCGTGCGCTTATGGGTGCGAACATGCAGCGTCAGGCAGTGCCGTTATTGCAGCCTGAAGCGCCGATTGTTGGTACTGGCATGGAATATGTATCTGCAAAAGATTCCGGGGCGGCAGTTATTTGTAAACACGATGGAATCGTAGAACATGTAGAAGCCCGCGAAATTTGGGTGCGCCGTGTTAAAGAAGTCGATGGCCAAGAAGTTAAAGGCGACTTAGACAAATACAGATTGTTAAAGTTTGTTCGATCCAACCAAGGAACTTGCTATAATCAGCGTCCGATTGTCAAAGTCGGCGACCGTGTTGTGAAAGGCGAAATTTTAGCGGACGGTCCTTCTATGGAGAAAGGCGAACTGGCACTTGGACGAAATGTACTCGTAGCATTTATGACATGGGACGGTTACAACTACGAGGACGCAATTATCATGAGCGAGCGTCTTGTAAAAGACGATGTCTATACTTCTATTCATATTGAAGAATATGAATCAGAATCTCGCGATACCAAGCTTGGTCCTGAGGAAATTACACGTGATATTCCTAACGTCGGTGAAGATGCCCTCCGCAACCTTGACGAGCGAGGTATTGTCCGCATCGGAGCAGAAGTAAAAGATGGAGACCTTCTTGTTGGAAAAGTAACGCCAAAAGGGGTTACAGAACTAACTGCAGAAGAGCGTCTTTTACACGCGATCTTCGGTGAAAAAGCTCGTGAGGTCCGCGATACATCGTTGAGAGTGCCTCATGGCGGCGGCGGAATTGTCTTAGATGTAAAAGTCTTTAATCGTGAAGACGGAGACGAGCTTCCTCCGGGTGTAAACCAGCTTGTTCGCGTATATATTGTTCAAAAACGTAAAATCTCCGAAGGAGATAAAATGGCGGGGCGCCACGGTAACAAAGGTGTTATTTCCCGCATTCTTCCTGAAGAAGATATGCCGTTCCTTCCGGATGGAACACCTGTCGATATTATGTTAAACCCATTGGGAGTTCCATCTCGTATGAACATCGGTCAAGTGTTCGAGCTCCATCTTGGTATGGCGGCAAGAGCGCTTGGAATTCACGTTGCTTCGCCGGTATTTGACGGAGCGAATGAGGAAGATGTCTGGTCGACAATCGAGGAAGCCGGCATGGCACCTGATGCGAAGACCGTTTTATATGACGGACGGACTGGAGAGCCATTTGATAACCGAGTTTCCGTTGGTGTCATGTATATGATCAAATTGGCGCACATGGTTGACGATAAGCTTCATGCTCGTTCAACCGGGCCATACTCGCTTGTTACGCAGCAGCCGCTTGGCGGAAAAGCACAATTCGGCGGACAGCGTTTCGGAGAGATGGAGGTTTGGGCACTTGAAGCATACGGAGCTGCCTATACACTCCAAGAAATCCTTACCGTTAAATCGGACGATGTTGTCGGTCGCGTAAAAACGTATGAAGCAATTGTTAAAGGTGAAAATGTACCGGAGCCTGGAGTTCCTGAATCATTCAAAGTATTAATCAAAGAACTTCAAAGCTTAGGTATGGATGTCAAAATCCTTTCAAGTGATGAAGAAGAAATTGAAATGCGCGATCTGGAAGATGAAGAAGAACTTCAACAGGCCGAATCATTTACGATTGCACCGGAGCTTGAAAAATCCGAATCAGAAAAAGTAGGAACAAAAGAATAA